One genomic segment of Nocardia spumae includes these proteins:
- the rpsP gene encoding 30S ribosomal protein S16, translating into MAVKIKLTRLGKIRNPQYRIVVADARTRRDGRAIENVGKYHPKEEPSLIEVDSERVQYWLGVGAQPTEPVKRLLEITGDWQKFKGLPGAEGTLKVKEAKPSKLDLFNAALAAADSEPVAEAVTPKKKKSKAAEGEAEAAAEAAE; encoded by the coding sequence ATGGCTGTCAAGATCAAGCTGACCCGTCTGGGCAAGATCCGCAACCCCCAGTACCGCATCGTCGTCGCCGATGCGCGCACCCGTCGTGACGGCCGCGCCATCGAGAACGTCGGCAAGTACCACCCGAAGGAAGAGCCCTCGCTGATCGAGGTCGATTCCGAGCGCGTGCAGTACTGGCTGGGTGTCGGCGCGCAGCCCACCGAGCCGGTCAAGCGTCTGCTGGAGATCACCGGTGACTGGCAGAAGTTCAAGGGTCTGCCGGGCGCCGAGGGCACCCTGAAGGTCAAGGAGGCCAAGCCCAGCAAGCTCGACCTGTTCAACGCCGCGCTGGCCGCCGCCGACAGCGAGCCGGTCGCCGAGGCCGTGACCCCCAAGAAGAAGAAGTCGAAGGCCGCCGAGGGCGAAGCCGAGGCCGCCGCCGAGGCTGCCGAATAA
- a CDS encoding RNA-binding protein produces the protein MSAVVADAVEHLVRGIVANPEDVRVDLITSRRGRTVEVHVNPEDLGKVIGRGGRTATALRTLVAGIGGRGIRVDVVDTDQ, from the coding sequence ATGAGTGCGGTCGTCGCCGATGCCGTCGAGCACCTGGTGCGCGGCATCGTCGCCAATCCGGAGGACGTGCGCGTCGACCTGATCACCAGCCGTCGCGGACGCACCGTCGAGGTGCATGTCAACCCCGAGGATCTGGGCAAGGTCATCGGCCGCGGCGGACGTACCGCGACCGCGCTGCGCACCCTGGTCGCCGGAATCGGCGGCCGGGGCATCCGGGTCGACGTGGTCGACACCGATCAGTAG
- the rplS gene encoding 50S ribosomal protein L19 yields the protein MNTLDFVDEKSLRTDIPDFRPGDTVNVHVKVIEGNKERIQVFKGAVIRRQGGGIRETFTVRKVSFGVGVERTFPVHSPNIDHIDVATRGDVRRAKLYYLRDLRGKAAKIKEKR from the coding sequence ATGAACACCCTCGACTTCGTCGACGAAAAGTCGCTGCGCACCGATATCCCGGACTTCCGCCCGGGCGACACGGTGAACGTGCACGTCAAGGTTATCGAAGGTAACAAAGAGCGCATCCAGGTCTTCAAGGGTGCGGTCATCCGCCGCCAGGGTGGTGGCATCCGCGAGACCTTCACCGTGCGCAAGGTGTCGTTCGGCGTGGGTGTCGAGCGCACCTTCCCGGTTCACAGCCCCAACATCGACCATATCGATGTGGCGACCCGCGGTGATGTCCGCCGGGCCAAGCTGTACTACCTGCGCGATCTGCGCGGCAAGGCCGCCAAGATCAAGGAGAAGCGCTGA
- a CDS encoding YraN family protein, which yields MAHNLALGAHGEDLAARFLRGAGIRIVERNWRCRYGELDLIVEESGTTAFVEVKTRSGVGFGTPAESVTFAKQQRIRRLALLWLTEQSGPWLRIRFDVVSVLVLPGRQPRIEHIRAAF from the coding sequence GTGGCACACAATCTGGCGCTCGGCGCACACGGGGAAGATCTGGCCGCGCGGTTCCTGCGGGGGGCCGGAATACGGATCGTCGAACGAAACTGGCGCTGCCGTTACGGCGAATTGGACCTCATCGTCGAGGAATCCGGCACCACCGCTTTCGTCGAGGTCAAAACACGATCCGGCGTAGGGTTCGGCACCCCGGCCGAATCGGTGACCTTCGCGAAGCAACAGCGCATCCGCCGGCTGGCCCTGCTGTGGCTGACCGAACAGAGCGGCCCGTGGCTGCGGATTCGGTTCGACGTGGTGTCGGTGTTGGTGCTGCCCGGTCGGCAACCGCGGATCGAGCACATCCGGGCGGCGTTCTGA
- a CDS encoding tyrosine recombinase XerC codes for MEELPGDLRDLLEQYERHLLLGRNRSAHTVRAYLGDARSLLDHLYDRSPDASVGEIDLALLRSWLAAQSAAGAARTTMARRASAARTFTAWLTHTGRLTVDPGPRLGSARAHRVLPAVLGRDQADAAMEAAESGAAQRDPMALRDRLIVEMLYATGIRVSELCGLDIDDIDRERRLVRVLGKGNKERSVPFGLPADRALENWLSFGRSHLATAESGRALLLGRRGRRLGQRQARTVVHEVVSAVPGAPDLGPHGLRHTAATHLLEGGADLRIVQELLGHASMATTQLYTHVSIERLRRVHDQAHPRA; via the coding sequence ATGGAGGAACTACCGGGCGATCTGCGGGATCTGCTCGAGCAATACGAGCGACATCTCCTGCTGGGCCGCAACAGATCGGCGCATACCGTGCGGGCGTATCTGGGTGATGCGCGATCCCTGCTGGACCACCTGTACGACCGGTCACCGGACGCGTCGGTCGGGGAGATCGATCTCGCGCTGCTGCGTTCGTGGCTGGCCGCCCAGTCCGCGGCGGGGGCCGCGCGCACCACCATGGCTCGGCGAGCCTCGGCCGCACGGACCTTCACGGCTTGGCTGACCCATACCGGTCGGCTCACCGTCGATCCAGGTCCGCGCCTGGGCTCGGCCCGCGCTCATCGGGTGCTGCCCGCGGTGCTCGGCAGAGATCAGGCCGATGCCGCGATGGAAGCCGCGGAATCCGGTGCGGCTCAACGTGATCCCATGGCGCTGCGGGATCGGCTGATCGTGGAGATGCTGTACGCCACCGGGATCCGGGTCAGTGAGCTGTGCGGGCTCGATATCGACGACATCGATCGGGAGCGCCGGCTGGTCAGGGTACTGGGCAAGGGCAACAAGGAGCGTTCGGTGCCGTTCGGGCTCCCCGCCGATCGGGCGCTGGAGAACTGGCTGAGTTTCGGACGTTCGCATCTGGCCACCGCCGAATCGGGCCGGGCTCTGCTGCTCGGTCGCCGTGGCCGGCGCCTCGGCCAGCGACAGGCCAGAACGGTTGTGCACGAGGTTGTCTCGGCGGTTCCGGGCGCCCCGGATCTGGGCCCGCACGGTTTGCGCCACACCGCCGCCACCCATCTGCTCGAGGGCGGCGCCGACCTGCGCATCGTCCAGGAGTTACTGGGCCACGCCAGTATGGCCACCACTCAGCTCTACACCCACGTCTCCATCGAGCGGCTCCGGCGGGTGCACGATCAGGCGCACCCGCGCGCGTGA
- the dprA gene encoding DNA-processing protein DprA has protein sequence MTVDADERRLAWVYLSRVVEGPCPALSALIARVGVVEAARAVRDCDLPESLRGPTERRRGIDRAERDLEVMARIGGRVITPDDPEWPQWRLLGLTQLDPARDADAAIPLVLWARGPLSLQQCTEQSLAVVGARCSTGYGEQATAELAGELAARGWTIVSGAAFGIDGTAHRAALAAGGATVAVLACGVDRAYPAQHERLLAEIAETGVVVSEYPPGATAYKHRFLARNRLIAALSDGVLVVEAGLRSGARNTAKWARRLGRPALAVPGPITAAASVGCHRMVRDREAILVTRVEEIHDEVGPLRLSLPPDGDPDANLAGDQATVFADLPVAGSRVPKQIAEASGLAVPAVRAALAALEVAGLVGTDSSGWFRIVRTGA, from the coding sequence GTGACGGTGGATGCCGATGAGCGGCGCTTGGCATGGGTGTATCTGTCGCGGGTGGTGGAGGGCCCGTGCCCCGCGCTGTCGGCGTTGATCGCGCGGGTCGGGGTGGTGGAAGCGGCGCGGGCAGTGCGTGACTGCGATCTGCCGGAGTCGCTGCGCGGACCCACCGAGCGCCGCCGTGGAATCGACCGCGCCGAACGGGATCTGGAGGTGATGGCGCGGATCGGGGGCCGCGTGATCACCCCGGACGATCCGGAATGGCCGCAGTGGCGGCTGCTCGGGTTGACCCAGCTCGACCCCGCCCGCGACGCGGATGCCGCGATCCCGCTGGTGTTGTGGGCCCGTGGTCCGCTGTCGCTGCAGCAGTGCACCGAGCAGTCCCTGGCGGTGGTCGGCGCGCGGTGCAGTACCGGATACGGCGAACAGGCCACCGCGGAGTTGGCGGGTGAACTCGCCGCGCGCGGCTGGACGATCGTGTCCGGCGCGGCGTTCGGTATCGACGGCACCGCGCATCGCGCGGCACTGGCCGCCGGCGGGGCGACGGTGGCGGTGCTCGCGTGCGGGGTCGATCGGGCCTATCCCGCACAGCACGAAAGGCTGCTCGCCGAGATCGCCGAGACGGGTGTGGTGGTGAGTGAGTATCCGCCCGGCGCCACCGCGTACAAACATCGATTCCTGGCTCGTAACCGGCTGATCGCGGCATTGTCGGACGGGGTGCTGGTAGTGGAGGCGGGACTGCGCAGCGGCGCGCGCAATACGGCGAAATGGGCTCGGCGCCTGGGCCGTCCGGCGCTCGCGGTACCCGGCCCGATCACCGCCGCGGCATCGGTCGGCTGCCATCGCATGGTTCGTGACCGGGAGGCGATTCTCGTGACCCGGGTCGAGGAGATACACGACGAGGTGGGACCGCTGCGGCTCTCGCTGCCCCCCGATGGCGATCCGGACGCGAATCTGGCCGGTGACCAGGCAACGGTGTTCGCGGATTTACCCGTCGCCGGCTCCCGGGTGCCGAAACAGATCGCGGAGGCCAGCGGCCTGGCCGTCCCCGCGGTGCGTGCCGCGCTGGCCGCACTCGAGGTCGCGGGCCTGGTCGGTACCGACAGTTCGGGATGGTTCCGGATCGTCCGTACGGGAGCGTGA
- the trmD gene encoding tRNA (guanosine(37)-N1)-methyltransferase TrmD, giving the protein MGTGAGDPAPHVDPALRIDVVTIFPEYLEPLRTALLGKAIEKGIVEVDVHNLRRWTHDVHQSVDDAPYGGGPGMVMKPTVWGDALDEVCPDEALLVVPTPAGVPFTQATAQRWSTESHLVFACGRYEGIDQRVFDDAARRVRVEEVSIGDYVLIGGEAAVLVMAEAVVRLIPGVLGNQQSHQQDSFSDGLLEGPSYTRPVSWRGWDVPEILLSGNHARIEAWRRERSEERTRDRRPDLLPPE; this is encoded by the coding sequence ATGGGCACCGGAGCCGGCGATCCCGCGCCGCACGTCGATCCTGCCCTCCGCATCGACGTCGTCACCATCTTCCCCGAATACCTCGAACCCTTGCGAACGGCGTTGCTGGGCAAGGCGATCGAGAAGGGGATCGTCGAGGTGGATGTGCACAATCTGCGGCGCTGGACCCATGATGTGCACCAGTCGGTCGACGACGCCCCCTACGGCGGTGGCCCTGGCATGGTCATGAAACCGACGGTCTGGGGGGACGCACTCGACGAGGTGTGCCCGGACGAGGCGCTGCTGGTGGTCCCGACCCCGGCGGGCGTGCCGTTCACCCAGGCCACCGCACAGCGCTGGTCCACCGAATCGCACCTGGTGTTCGCCTGTGGCCGCTACGAGGGGATCGACCAGCGGGTCTTCGACGATGCCGCGCGCCGGGTGCGCGTGGAAGAGGTCAGCATCGGTGACTACGTGCTGATCGGTGGTGAGGCCGCGGTGCTGGTGATGGCCGAGGCGGTGGTCCGCCTCATTCCCGGCGTACTGGGCAATCAGCAATCCCACCAACAGGATTCGTTCTCCGACGGACTGCTGGAGGGGCCGAGCTACACGCGGCCGGTGAGCTGGCGTGGATGGGACGTGCCGGAGATCCTGCTGTCGGGTAATCACGCGCGGATCGAGGCGTGGCGCCGGGAGCGGTCCGAGGAACGCACCCGGGACCGTCGGCCCGACCTGCTGCCGCCCGAATAG
- a CDS encoding DUF2469 domain-containing protein: MSAEDLEKYETEMELSLYREYKDIVGQFSYVVETERRFYLANSVELRPQNADGEVYFEVRMSDAWVWDMYRPARFVKHVRVITFKDVNIEELEKPDLRLPE; encoded by the coding sequence ATGAGCGCCGAGGACCTCGAGAAGTACGAAACCGAGATGGAGCTCTCGCTGTATCGCGAGTACAAGGACATCGTCGGTCAGTTTTCGTATGTGGTCGAGACCGAACGCCGCTTCTATCTGGCCAATTCCGTCGAGCTGCGCCCCCAGAACGCCGACGGAGAGGTGTATTTCGAGGTGCGGATGTCGGATGCGTGGGTGTGGGATATGTACCGGCCCGCCCGCTTCGTCAAACATGTCCGCGTGATCACGTTCAAGGATGTGAACATCGAGGAACTCGAGAAGCCGGATCTGCGTCTGCCCGAGTAA
- a CDS encoding Tex family protein, whose amino-acid sequence MADELAVREEQVRSAVELLDGGSTVPFIARYRKEVTGGLDDAQLRQLEERLHYLRELDDRRGSILESIRGQGKLDAALEQQIMLAETKARLEDIYLPYKPKRRTKAQIAREAGHEPVADALIGDPATDPAGYSTEQLDGARAILVERFAEDADLVGELRELMWERGQVTSRVRSGKEEAGAKFADYFEFSEPFATLPSHRILALLRGEKEDVLSLSLDPDADEPEPGARTIYEGRIARKFDIADQGRPADSWLLDTVRWAWRTKLQVSLGIDIRMRLRQSAEKDAVDIFAANLRDLLLAAPAGTRTTMGLDPGYRTGVKVAVVDGTGKVVATETIYPHKPQGQTEKSLAVLGALVARFGVDLIAIGNGTASRETDALAVELISRIGATPGARKPTKIVVSEAGASVYSASAYASQELPDLDVSLRGAVSIARRLQDPLAELVKIEPKSIGVGQYQHDVSETLLARSLGAVVEDAVNAVGVDVNTASVPLLSRVSGIATSVAESIVAHRDQNGPFRNRTGLLGVPRLGPKAFEQCAGFLRIRGGDDPLDTSAVHPEAYPVVRRILEATGRDVPGLIGNSGALRALRPQDFTDDTFGVPTVTDIIAELEKPGRDPRPEFKTAEFAAGVEKVADLKPGMVLEGVVTNVAAFGAFVDVGVHQDGLVHVSAMSHSFVRDPREIVKSGDVVKVKVLEVDVARQRIGLTLRLDDEPGTGKAEKGGAGQRGGGQGRGGQPRGAQPGKGNQARGGQDRGQGRNQQRRTASEPSGAMADALRRAGFGR is encoded by the coding sequence ATCGCCGATGAGCTCGCCGTGCGCGAGGAACAGGTACGTTCCGCCGTCGAGCTGCTCGACGGCGGGTCGACCGTGCCGTTCATCGCCCGCTACCGCAAGGAGGTCACCGGCGGCCTCGACGACGCGCAGTTGCGGCAATTGGAGGAGCGGCTGCACTACCTGCGTGAACTCGACGATCGCCGGGGCTCGATCCTGGAATCCATTCGCGGTCAGGGAAAGCTGGATGCCGCGCTCGAGCAGCAGATCATGCTCGCCGAAACCAAGGCCCGCCTCGAGGACATCTACCTGCCGTACAAGCCGAAGCGGCGCACCAAGGCGCAGATCGCGCGAGAGGCCGGCCACGAGCCGGTCGCCGACGCGCTCATCGGCGATCCCGCCACCGATCCGGCCGGCTACTCCACCGAACAGCTCGACGGTGCCCGCGCCATCCTGGTGGAGCGGTTCGCCGAGGATGCCGATCTGGTCGGTGAACTGCGTGAACTGATGTGGGAGCGCGGCCAGGTCACCTCCCGGGTGCGCAGTGGTAAGGAAGAGGCCGGCGCCAAGTTCGCGGACTACTTCGAGTTCAGCGAGCCGTTCGCTACATTGCCCTCGCACCGGATCCTCGCGCTGCTGCGCGGCGAGAAGGAGGATGTGCTCAGCCTGTCGCTGGACCCCGATGCCGACGAGCCGGAGCCGGGTGCGCGCACCATCTACGAAGGGCGGATCGCGCGCAAGTTCGATATCGCCGATCAGGGCCGCCCGGCCGACAGCTGGCTGCTGGATACCGTGCGCTGGGCGTGGCGGACCAAGTTGCAGGTCAGCCTCGGTATCGATATCCGGATGCGGTTGCGGCAGTCCGCGGAGAAGGATGCCGTCGACATCTTCGCCGCCAACCTGCGGGATCTGCTGCTGGCGGCACCCGCCGGTACCCGCACCACCATGGGCCTGGACCCGGGATACCGCACCGGGGTGAAGGTGGCCGTGGTCGACGGCACCGGCAAGGTGGTCGCCACAGAGACGATCTACCCGCACAAGCCGCAGGGACAGACCGAGAAGTCGCTCGCGGTCCTCGGCGCCCTCGTCGCCCGATTCGGGGTGGACCTCATCGCGATCGGAAACGGCACCGCCTCCCGCGAGACCGACGCCCTTGCCGTGGAACTGATTTCGCGGATCGGCGCGACTCCGGGAGCCCGTAAGCCCACCAAGATCGTGGTGTCGGAGGCCGGTGCGTCGGTGTACTCCGCGTCGGCGTACGCCTCGCAGGAACTGCCCGATCTCGACGTCTCACTGCGCGGGGCGGTATCGATCGCGCGTCGTCTGCAGGATCCGCTGGCCGAGCTGGTGAAGATCGAGCCGAAATCCATCGGCGTCGGCCAGTATCAGCACGATGTGTCGGAGACACTGCTGGCCCGGTCGCTGGGCGCGGTGGTCGAAGACGCGGTGAACGCGGTCGGTGTCGACGTCAACACCGCCTCGGTGCCGCTGCTCTCACGGGTATCCGGTATCGCCACCTCGGTCGCGGAATCGATTGTGGCCCATCGAGATCAGAACGGCCCGTTCCGCAACCGCACCGGTCTGCTGGGTGTGCCGCGGCTGGGGCCCAAGGCGTTCGAGCAGTGCGCGGGCTTCCTGCGCATCCGTGGCGGCGACGATCCGCTCGACACCTCGGCCGTGCACCCCGAGGCCTATCCGGTCGTGCGGCGCATCCTCGAGGCGACCGGTCGCGATGTGCCCGGGTTGATCGGCAACTCCGGGGCGCTGCGCGCGTTGCGGCCGCAGGATTTCACCGACGACACCTTCGGTGTCCCCACCGTCACCGACATCATCGCCGAACTCGAGAAGCCGGGTCGTGACCCGCGTCCGGAGTTCAAGACCGCCGAATTCGCGGCCGGGGTCGAGAAAGTGGCCGATCTGAAGCCCGGCATGGTGCTCGAGGGGGTAGTCACGAATGTGGCGGCCTTCGGCGCCTTCGTCGACGTGGGCGTCCATCAGGACGGTCTGGTCCATGTCTCGGCGATGTCGCACTCCTTCGTCCGCGATCCGCGCGAGATCGTCAAATCCGGTGATGTGGTCAAGGTGAAGGTGCTCGAGGTCGATGTGGCCCGGCAGCGCATCGGCCTGACGCTGCGGCTCGACGACGAGCCCGGCACCGGCAAGGCCGAGAAGGGCGGCGCCGGGCAGCGCGGTGGCGGTCAGGGGCGCGGTGGTCAGCCGCGCGGCGCTCAGCCGGGCAAGGGCAATCAGGCACGCGGCGGCCAGGATCGCGGACAGGGCCGAAACCAGCAGCGGCGCACTGCGTCCGAGCCTTCGGGAGCGATGGCCGACGCGTTGCGGCGCGCCGGATTCGGCCGCTGA
- the lepB gene encoding signal peptidase I, protein MADESESVARRRADDNRADDERKDESASRRRRRGGGKRKQRPFWQELPILIVIAAVIAALVVNFIGRPYVIPSQSMEPTLHGCTGCTGDRIYVEKLSYDFGDPKPGDVVVFVGPSGSWNRSYHSNRSSNVAVRGVQNFFSFFGLVPPDENDLVKRVIAVGGQTVQCCDAQGRVMVDGKPLDEPYAHYIYPYQPGLPYATKVAGGLSIDPRGREFGPIKVPDGHLWVMGDNRNESADSRAHVDDEYSGTVPIDDVRGKAVFKIWPPSRIGPVRSQNPQTN, encoded by the coding sequence GTGGCAGACGAAAGCGAGTCGGTGGCGCGGCGCCGAGCCGATGACAACCGTGCCGATGACGAACGCAAGGACGAGTCCGCATCGCGACGCCGGCGCCGGGGCGGCGGAAAACGCAAGCAACGCCCCTTCTGGCAGGAACTGCCGATCCTGATCGTCATCGCCGCGGTGATCGCCGCGCTGGTGGTCAACTTCATCGGCCGGCCCTACGTGATCCCGTCGCAGTCGATGGAACCGACGCTGCACGGCTGCACCGGTTGCACCGGCGATCGGATCTACGTCGAGAAGCTCAGCTACGACTTCGGTGATCCGAAGCCGGGTGACGTAGTGGTGTTCGTCGGCCCGAGCGGTTCCTGGAACCGGTCCTACCATTCCAACCGCTCCAGCAATGTCGCCGTGCGCGGCGTCCAGAACTTCTTCTCGTTCTTCGGACTGGTTCCGCCGGATGAGAACGATCTGGTCAAGCGCGTGATCGCGGTGGGCGGTCAGACCGTGCAGTGCTGCGATGCGCAAGGACGGGTGATGGTCGACGGTAAGCCGCTCGACGAGCCGTACGCCCACTACATCTATCCGTATCAGCCGGGTCTGCCCTATGCGACCAAGGTCGCCGGTGGGCTGTCGATCGATCCGCGCGGTCGCGAGTTCGGACCGATCAAGGTTCCCGATGGCCATTTGTGGGTGATGGGCGACAACCGTAACGAATCGGCCGATTCGCGGGCTCACGTGGACGACGAGTACTCCGGCACCGTGCCGATAGACGATGTGCGCGGTAAAGCGGTGTTCAAGATCTGGCCACCCAGCCGGATCGGTCCGGTGCGATCCCAGAACCCGCAAACGAACTGA
- the rimM gene encoding ribosome maturation factor RimM (Essential for efficient processing of 16S rRNA), producing MELVVGRVAKSHGVRGELVVEVRTDEPELRFAPGSRLRGRAPRSDVVQTYTVESAREHSGRLLVRLEGVADRTAADALRGTVFLIESDDLPPSEDPDEFYDHELEGLRVQLTDGTEIGTVNEVLHSAAGELLSIRAAEGVGGRGGREILVPFVTAIVPTVSIAERLIVIDPPEGLLDEE from the coding sequence ATGGAACTGGTAGTCGGGCGGGTCGCCAAATCGCACGGTGTGCGTGGCGAACTCGTGGTCGAGGTACGTACCGACGAGCCCGAACTCCGTTTCGCTCCCGGCTCACGCCTGCGGGGGCGGGCGCCGAGAAGTGACGTGGTGCAGACATACACGGTGGAGTCGGCCCGAGAGCATTCGGGCCGGCTCCTCGTGCGCCTCGAGGGTGTCGCCGACCGGACCGCCGCGGATGCGTTGCGTGGCACCGTCTTTCTCATCGAAAGCGATGATCTGCCGCCGTCGGAGGATCCCGACGAGTTCTACGATCACGAACTCGAGGGCCTGCGGGTGCAACTGACCGACGGGACCGAGATCGGCACCGTGAACGAGGTATTGCATTCGGCTGCGGGCGAGCTGCTGTCGATTCGGGCGGCCGAGGGCGTCGGTGGCCGCGGCGGCCGGGAGATCCTGGTGCCGTTCGTCACCGCGATCGTTCCGACCGTCTCGATCGCCGAGCGGCTGATCGTCATCGATCCACCCGAAGGTTTGCTGGACGAGGAGTAG
- a CDS encoding YifB family Mg chelatase-like AAA ATPase, giving the protein MALGRAHSVAVTGVDGQLVEIEADIGQGLPSVHLVGRPDTTLQESRDRVRAAVANSGEKWPDGRVVLALSPATLPKVGSVYDLALAAAVLHAGDSVPGSRLDGTVLLGELALDGRVRRVRGILPAVLAARTAGRTTAVVPESVLGEAGLVNGITVLGAPTLRALIDWLRGEGTLPSPDGRYTAPQRVVGDLNEVVGQDEARWALEVAAAGGHHLLLTGPPGIGKTMLAQRLPGLLPPLTETESLEVTAIHSVAGTLSDDHPLITTAPFVAPHHSTSVSAMVGGGSGSARPGAVSRAHRGVLFLDECAEIGAKVLEALRTPLEEGEVRIARRDGVARYPARFQLILAANPCPCAPARDVDCICAPLARRRYLGKLSGPLMDRIDIWMQMHAHAAGAFTPADAESSVVVRDRVDAARRAAAQRWSEYGWTVNAEVPGHVLRQRFRLPAEALAPVETALRQGRMSARGADRAIRVAWTIGDLRGAQVPSAQDVLQALNFRQRGVS; this is encoded by the coding sequence ATGGCCCTCGGCCGCGCCCATTCGGTGGCGGTCACGGGTGTCGACGGGCAACTGGTCGAGATCGAGGCCGATATCGGGCAGGGCCTGCCGTCGGTACACCTGGTCGGCCGTCCCGACACCACGCTGCAGGAATCGCGTGACCGGGTACGGGCGGCCGTGGCGAACTCGGGGGAGAAGTGGCCCGACGGTCGCGTCGTTCTCGCCCTGTCGCCGGCGACGCTACCGAAGGTGGGCAGTGTCTACGACCTGGCACTCGCCGCCGCCGTTCTGCACGCCGGGGATTCGGTTCCCGGCTCCCGGCTCGACGGGACGGTGCTGCTGGGCGAGCTCGCCCTCGACGGCCGCGTGCGCCGCGTGCGGGGCATCCTGCCCGCGGTGCTGGCCGCGCGCACCGCCGGCCGGACCACCGCGGTGGTGCCCGAGTCGGTTCTCGGTGAGGCCGGGTTGGTGAACGGCATCACCGTCCTGGGCGCACCCACTCTGCGCGCACTCATCGACTGGTTGCGCGGTGAGGGCACACTGCCGAGCCCGGACGGGAGATATACCGCCCCACAACGCGTTGTCGGCGATCTCAACGAGGTGGTGGGGCAGGACGAGGCACGCTGGGCGTTGGAGGTGGCCGCCGCCGGAGGTCATCACCTCCTTCTCACCGGTCCGCCGGGAATCGGCAAAACCATGTTGGCGCAACGCCTTCCGGGGCTGCTACCGCCGCTGACCGAGACGGAGTCCCTGGAGGTCACCGCCATCCATTCGGTGGCGGGAACCCTGTCGGACGACCATCCGCTCATCACCACCGCACCGTTCGTCGCACCCCATCATTCGACCTCGGTGTCGGCGATGGTCGGCGGCGGTTCGGGATCCGCGCGGCCGGGCGCGGTCAGCCGTGCCCACCGCGGCGTGCTGTTCCTCGACGAATGCGCCGAGATCGGAGCCAAGGTACTCGAGGCATTACGAACCCCGCTGGAGGAGGGCGAGGTTCGTATCGCCCGCCGCGACGGTGTCGCGCGTTACCCGGCACGTTTCCAGCTGATTCTGGCCGCGAATCCATGCCCGTGTGCCCCGGCCCGCGATGTGGACTGCATCTGCGCGCCGCTGGCTCGCCGTAGGTATCTGGGCAAGCTGTCGGGCCCGCTCATGGATCGCATCGATATCTGGATGCAGATGCACGCGCACGCCGCCGGAGCGTTCACCCCGGCCGACGCCGAATCCAGTGTGGTCGTCCGGGACCGGGTCGACGCCGCACGACGGGCCGCCGCGCAACGCTGGTCCGAGTACGGCTGGACCGTCAACGCGGAGGTGCCGGGACATGTGCTGCGGCAGCGGTTCCGGCTCCCGGCCGAGGCGCTGGCACCGGTGGAGACAGCGCTGCGGCAGGGCCGGATGTCGGCACGCGGGGCCGATCGGGCGATCCGAGTCGCCTGGACCATCGGCGATCTTCGGGGCGCGCAGGTGCCTTCGGCGCAGGATGTGCTGCAGGCATTGAACTTTCGGCAGCGGGGAGTTTCCTGA
- a CDS encoding ribonuclease HII, giving the protein MRPPLRVGDWPPRVVMRRAGGLRTLEAALIRSGLGPVAGVDEAGRGCCAGPLVVAACLLAPKAYDSLAGLDDSKRLTEAAREQLYPVIMRRALAWKVVVIPAWEIDAIGIHVANIEGMRRAVAGLEVRPGYVLTDGFRVPGISVPSLPVIGGDATAACIAAASILAKVTRDRMMVDMDRELPGYGFAAHKGYNTPEHTAALARLGPSDEHRRSWRNVRGADAPATGQVAADAAHAR; this is encoded by the coding sequence ATCCGGCCTCCGCTCCGCGTCGGCGACTGGCCGCCGCGAGTGGTGATGCGGCGGGCCGGTGGCCTGCGCACGCTGGAAGCGGCGCTGATTCGCAGTGGTCTCGGCCCGGTGGCGGGAGTCGACGAAGCGGGTCGTGGCTGCTGTGCGGGCCCGCTCGTGGTGGCCGCCTGCCTGTTGGCGCCCAAGGCCTACGATTCCCTTGCGGGACTGGATGATTCGAAACGGCTCACCGAGGCCGCGCGCGAGCAGCTGTATCCGGTCATCATGCGGCGGGCGCTGGCCTGGAAGGTGGTCGTGATCCCGGCGTGGGAGATCGATGCGATCGGTATCCACGTCGCCAATATCGAGGGAATGCGCCGGGCGGTCGCCGGCCTCGAGGTGCGGCCCGGATATGTCCTCACCGACGGCTTCCGGGTGCCGGGGATCAGCGTTCCCTCACTGCCGGTGATCGGCGGTGACGCCACCGCGGCCTGTATCGCGGCGGCCAGCATCCTCGCCAAGGTGACCCGTGATCGAATGATGGTCGATATGGACCGTGAGCTGCCCGGATACGGCTTCGCCGCACACAAGGGCTACAACACCCCGGAGCATACGGCGGCGTTGGCGCGACTGGGGCCCAGCGATGAACACCGCCGGTCGTGGCGCAATGTGCGCGGTGCGGACGCCCCGGCGACCGGGCAAGTGGCTGCCGATGCCGCCCATGCGAGATGA